Genomic segment of Nostoc sp. TCL240-02:
AAGTCTACGGTTTCGATGGTGGTAAGAAAGTTAAAGGCCGTAAGCGACATATAGTTGTGGATTCTCAAGGTTTGTTGATTGGCGTTTTAGTGACTGAAGCTAATGCGTCGGAACGTTTGGGGGCTGTGGTTGTACTCCATGAATCGGCTCAGGAATTGTCTAAATTGGAAGTTGTTTGGGTAGATCAAGGCTATTCTGGTGAAAACTTTGCTCAAGCTGTCAAGCAAGTTTGCGGAGAACAGGTTCGTGTTGAGGTGATTGAGAGAATATCGAAAACATTTGAACGATTACCCAAGCGGTGGATTGTGGAAAGGACATTCGGCTGGCTCAATCGATTTCGGCGTTTGAGCAAGGATTATGAGTTGTACACAGAGATCAGTGAAGCCATGATTTACGGCTCATTGATTCGTCTGATGGTAAAACGAATGGCAGCTTAATCTTTTGTTTACGAATCAGCTCTTAGAATCATTCTTTGTCTTATGTCTTTATTCCCATCAATTGGCAGCAAAAAAGATACACGTACAGTTGGACGTGGTTTCCAATCAATATTTTTAATTGTATTTACCCTCTTAATGACTGCTGGGATTGAGGCTCGTTTGGCCTATTTGCAAATTGTTGAAGGCCCAAAACTCCGAGAACGAGCCGAAGCAAACCGGATTCGGATGATTGCTAAACAACCAGAACGGGGTAATATTTTTGACCGCAACGGTAAAATTTTAGCCAGTACTCGCTATCCTAGCTCTGTATATTTGTGGCCAATGGCACATACTAAGCCTTCTTGGTCTGTAGTCGGCCCGCGTCTAGCGCAAATTCTCAACATTCCCCAAGATGAGATGGAAAAGAAATTAGAACAAGCAGGTGCTAATTCTTCTTCACTCATCCGAATTGCTCGCGATCTCAATGAAGCAGAAATCACTGCACTAAAGGAGTATAAAAATGAACTCCCAGAAGTGGAAATTAATACAGATTCTGTACGCTATTACCCTCATGGCAAGCAATTAGCTCATGTATTAGGCTATACGCGAGAGTTGACCGCCGACCAGTTAAAGGACAAGAAGCAGGAAGGCTACCGCCTGGGGGATGTCATCGGTCAGATGGGAGTAGAAAAAGCCTATGAGAAAGTGCTAAGAGGCGAATGGGGTGGTCAGCAAGTGGAAGTAGATGGTGCGGGTAGACCAATTCGGGTTGTGGGCGAGAAACAGGCAAAGGCTGGTAACGATTTGCATCTGACAATAGATTTGGATGTGCAACAGGCAGCAGAAAAAGCTTTGGGAAATCAAAAAGGTGCGATCGCAGCACTCGATCCGAATAATGGTGCTGTTTTAGCATTGGTCTCTTACCCTACCTTTGACCCGAATATTTTCTCAAAACAAAAACTCTCCCAGAAAGATTGGGAAAGCTTGCAAGGTAAAGATCATCCTTTGGTCAATCGGGCTTTGAGTGCCTTTCCACCTGCCAGCACTTTCAAAATTGTCACCACGACAGCCGGACTGGAATCAGGTGAATTTTCTCCTGACTCAATATTACAGACCTTTGGTTCTCTTACCGTTGGTGGGGTAACTTTTGGTGAATGGAACCACGCCGGATTCGGGCCATTAGGATTTCCACGAGCGCTCGCTATGAGTAGTGATACTTTCTTCTATCAAGTTGGTAGAAAAGTTGGTGGGCCAACTTTAATCCAATGGAGCCGCAAATATGGATTTGGTCAAAAAACTGGCATTGAATTTCCCAATGAAGAATCAAAAGGCTTGGTTCCAGATGAAATATGGAAGCAGAAAGTTTTGAAGACCCCTTGGACTGTAGGCGACACCATTAATATGTCAATTGGTCAAGGCGCTTTACAAGTAACACCGCTACAATCGGCGATTATGTTTTCTGTCCCTGCTAATGGTGGGTATCGCGTTCAACCGCATTTGCTCAAAGACAACGAAGAAGCAAAAAGTTGGCGAGAATCTTTAAATATGAAGCCGGAAACTATCAAAGTTCTCCGCGATGGACTGCGAAGGGTGGTGAGTGAAGGTACTGGTAAGCACTTGGATGTGCCGACAATTGCCCCAGCTTCTGGAAAGAGTGGCACTGCTGAAGCTGGTGTTGGTCGCCCAAATCATACTTGGTTTGGTGCTTATGCCCCTAGTAATAAGCCGGAAATTGTGGTTGTGGCCTTTGGAGAAAACTCTGGCGAACATGGTGGTACTATTTGTGGACCAATGGTTTTACAAGTGCTAGAAGCTTATTTTCAGCACAAGTATCCAGGTAAGTATAAAAAATCTCAGCCTGATTCATCAGAAGCAAAAACTCAAAATTCAGGACATGGCACTGGAGACTAGTACCGCAAGGCGGAATTAAAAATTAAAAATTAAAAATGAATACAGCGTAAGTGTTTTATTCATTTGGAATGGGTCGTTTATTTACGCTGAACTGTACTATTGTGCAAAGTTCAAAATTCAAAAAGCCTTTGGGCGACACAATGGAAGAGATGAGCTTATGGTATTAATTGAAAACAATTAATCACTGCTTATTAGTTTGCCCTTAAATACCTGCTAAGAATTCAGCAGAGTTGTTTACAGATAATCTTAACTTTGAAATCATCTTTGTCTTATGACTATACTTAAACCATCTCCACTTGGCACAAAACAAAATAAACGTACAGTTGGACAGAGTTTTCAGCCACTATTTTTAATTATATTTACTCTATTAATGTTGACGGGAATCAGTGTTCGTTTGGCATATTTGCAAATTACTGAAGGAGCAAGCCACCGAAAACGAGCTGAGTCAAATCGAATTCGGATGATTCCCAAACAACCAGAACGGGGTAACATTTTTGATCGTAATGGCAAACTTTTAGCCAGTACTCGCTATCCTCGCTCTGTATATTTGTGGCCGATGGCACATACCAAGCCTGCGTGGTCAGTTGTAGGGGCACGTCTATCTCAAATTCTTGAGGTTCCCCAAGAAGAGATGGAGAAGAAATTAGAAGAGGCAGGCGCTAACTCTTCTTCACTTATACGGATTGCTCGTAACTTGAACGAAGCACAAATTACGGCATTGAAGGAGTATCAAACAGAACTTAAAGATGTAGAAATTCATACAGAAGCCGTTCGCTACTACCCCCACGGCAAGGAATTAGCTCATGTATTAGGCTATACGCGAGAACTGACCGCCGACCAGTTAAAAGAAAAGAAGCAGGAGGGCTACAGATTAGGTGATGTGATTGGTCAAATGGGTGTTGAAAAAGCTTATGAGATAAGTCTGCGGGGCGAATGGGGGGGTCAACAGGTAGAAGTCGATGGCGCAGGTCGGCCGCTCAGGGTTTTGGGTGAGAAGCAGGCGAAGCCTGGTAAAGATTTGCACTTGAGCCTAGATTTAAATATGCAAAAGACAGCAGAAAAAGCTTTAGGCGATCGCGACGGTGCGATCGTGGCACTTGACCCAAAGAACGGTGCCGTTTTAGCAATGGTATCTCACCCTACCTTTGACCCCAATATTTTCTCGAAGCAGAAACTCAGCCAAAAAGATTGGGAAACTGTACAAGGTGCAGATCATCCTTTGGTCAATCGCGCCCTCAGCGCCTTTCCACCCGCTAGCACCTTCAAAATTGTCACCACCACAGCCGGTCTGGAATCAGGTAAATTTTCTCCTAGTACAGTCTTGCAAACCTACGGTTCCTTAAGTTTTGGTGGTACCCGATTTGGTGAATGGAATCATGCCGGATTCGGCCCATTGGGTTTTGTCGGAGCATTACAGTGGAGTAGTGATACCTTCTTCTATCAAATTGGTCGCGGAGTCGGCGGCCCAACTTTAATTGAATGGACTCGCAAGTATGGATTTGGTAAAAAAACTGGCTTTGAGTTTGCCAACGAAGAAGCAAAAGGTTTAGTACCAGATGAGGCATGGAAGCAGAAAGCTTGGAAGATACCTTGGACTGTAGGCGACAGCATTAATATGTCAATTGGTCAAGGTGCTTTACAAACTACACCTTTACAAGTTGCCATCATGTTTGCCGTACCCGCGAATGGTGGCTATAGAATCCAGCCACATTTGCTTAAAGACAATGAAGAAGCAAAAAGCTGGCGAGAATCTTTAAATATGAAGCCGACAACCATTAGTGTTCTCCGGCAAGGATTACGGAAAGTAGTAGCGGAAGGGACTGGTAGGGCTTTGAAGCAGCCAACAGTTCCCCCAGTCGCGGGTAAGAGTGGTACTGCCGAAGCCTGGAAGGGACGTGTTAAGCAAAATCACGCCTGGTTTGGTGCTTATGCACCTGCTGAACAGCCAGAATTTGTAATTGTGGCATTTGCGGAACATTCTGGCGGTGGCGGTGGTAGCATTGCTGCGCCAATGATCTTACAAATTATGGAGGAATATTTTCAGCGTAAGTATCCAGGTAAGTATCAGAAACCAACGCTTAAGAAAGCATGAAATTGTGGATTGGGAATTGATTATTTTCCTGTGCCTCTCATCTCGATACAAAAATGAGGTCAATTGTGATTGACGACTATATTCAAGCCATAATGACTCAAAACCAGATTCCAGGAATTTCTATTGCAGTGGTGCAGGAAGGTGAACCTGTTTTAGTTAAGGGCTATGGGCTGGCGAATATTGAACACTCTGTTTCAGCGAATGAACACACAGTTTATGAAGTTGCGTCTGTTGGTAAAACTTTCACGGCTACAGCCATAATAATGCTGTTAGAACAAGGAATAATTTCGCTAGAAGATGCGATCGCAGACTATCTCGACGATCTACCTATAACATGGCAAAATGTCACAATCCAGCATATTTTGTCTCATCAGTCTGGAATTCCTAGCTATACCGATGCCCCAAACTACTGGGAAATTACCCATCTTAATTTATCGAAATCTGAAATTTTGGCTTTAGTTACTCATCTACCCCTCAAGTTCCAACCGGGTGAGTTTAGCGCCTATGACAACACAGGCTATTATCTACTGGGTTTGATCCTAGAAAAGGTAACTGGACAATCTTATGAAGATTTGTTACAAGAACGAATTTTTGCTCCTTTGGGAATGAATGCAACCGTGATGAATAATCCCAGTGACATAGTGCCGCACCGGGCTGCTGGTTATCGGTTACTAAACAGCAAGCTTGTTAACAAATCTTATTACAGTCTCTCAGTTACCTATTCTGCTGGAGGTCAACTTTCCAGTGTGGAAGATATGGTGAAGTGGGAACAGGCGCTTTGTGGTGAAACTTTGCTAAAGCAATCAACCCTGAATTTGATGTGGACTCCTCATTTTCCAAATCAGGGCGATGATTGGGAAAAATTGAGATATGTTGCAGGTTTAGGTTGGTGGGTATTCAATTATGGCGATCACCAAGTAGTTGGTCATAATGGTTCAATATTAGGATTTGCAAGTAACATTACCCGCTTTATTGATGACAAAATTACCGTAATTTTATTTTGCAATCTAGATAAAATTTCCCGACCAGATGCGATCGCTAAAAAAATTGCTGAATACTACTGTCCAGCCCTTACAGAACTAGTGCTTCAGCCTCCACTAGCAAAGAGGGAGCAAGGAGAGAGGGATAAAACCAATTACTCCTGACTCCTGTCTGCTGTCTTTTATGGCGATATCTTAGCGGGTTTCAAGTTTCTGGCTTTGTAGAACATTTCCAAGCTGTTGCGATCGCCAACAAAACGCCAGTGCCAAGGCTCATAACTCACACCTTGAACATTATCTTTAGGAAAAGACATTTCAAAGCTAAAACGTGCTGCATTTGCTTGCAGCCACTGATAAGCCTTGGTCTTGTCAAAATTAGTTTGGAGATTAGTTGCTGGTACTGATCCATCCCCAACATCCACAGCATAACCTGTGTGATGTTCGCTATGACCAGGAGGAGCGCTGAGGGCAGCTCGTTCTGCTGGCGTTTGATTTCGCTGGGCACCAACACCAAAAAACAATTGCTCCTGGTCTTTAACTGAGCGAAAGCCAGAAATTGGTACTAAAGTTACGCCTGCACTTCGGGCTGCTGCTACCATCTCCTCAAACTTTTGGGCAGCAGCTTTTCGCATTCTAATGCCCCTATTTGCGGAGATGGTTATTAGTTCTGACTGAGGCGCTTCTGGGTAGGGAAAATGCCCTAATACAGTATCGCTAGAATTATTAGATGGTACTGGTACTGGAGTCGGAGGAGTAGAAGTAGCTGGTAAAGGTTGAGAATCGGCGGTTTTTTTGGGTGCAGTGACGAAAAACAAAAAACCGCTAATTAAAGCCAGCAGGATAAATCCCACCACTCCGCCAATCAGCATAATTTGGGGCTGCAACCACATTTTGCGTGCTGCAACAGGTGTATCACGTACAGCCACTGGAATATCATCACCAAAGTCATTCGATGAGTTTTGCGGTTTTCCAGAAAACCCTGCCTTATTCAAGGGTAAACTCCTGTTTTTGTGGGATAGCCATAACAGATTTTGCACTGGACAAAAGTAGACGTAACAGGTAGCATTTTACATCTGTGGTTCTTAGGCGCAATCTTGACAAACCTTTTAGAACTATACGTCAAGCTGGGAGGATTAGTCCTGGTAGGTTTTATTCTGGGACGCAAACTACCTGTGACAGTTCCTACACGTTTGGGACAGTTTCTTTTTTGGGTGGGAGTACCCATAAGCATAGTATCTTTTTTGCGTCAATCCAGCTTGTCAGGGCAAATTTGGATTGCACCTGCGTAGGCGCAGCCCGTCGTAGACATCGCTTACCTAGCCATTTTACTAGGAGCATTTTTAGCTTGGTTAGCCATTAAAGGACAAGACTATTTTAGAAATACTGTCCTCCAACCACCAACTCAGGCTAGCTTGATATTAGCCGCAATGTTAGGTAATATATGTTATCTTGGTTTTCCCATTACCTTAGCAATGGTAGGCAAGGAATACTTTGCTTGGGCGTTATTTTACGATTTGTTAGGTTCATTCCCAGGAACTTACGGTTCGGGTGTATTACTAGCATCGCGTTTTGGCGGTGGTGTCCAGAATCATTGGCAGATTGCCAAGTCTATCTTAATTAATCCTGCGCTATGGGGTTTTGGATTTGGCTTACTGTTTTGATTTTGGATTTATGCCCTGTGACACATATCAGTTAAATTTCTACTGGATGTTGCCCATAATATGGCAAAGCCTCCGACCAATTGGGATACTTACCTTCTTGCCAATCGAGATTAGCTAGTTCTAAAATACTCCCTACCGTCGCTGCTAACCCAGATTTGGCTTGAATTAGCTGATAATTAGTTTTCCAATTCGCTAAAGTTTCCTGCCATGCTTCCGGTGTGAACACTCTATCTGGCAAACACACTTTTAGTTTACAAGTATCTGGCTCAAACTGATAAATAGCAGCAAAAATTTGACCTCGTTGGGCTGGCATTTCAACAGCAATAGTTTTTGGATTTGGACTTTTGCCTGCTTCTGCCCAAGCCACCGCAGCTAAAGTTGAAATTGCAAATATAGGGATATCTAATTGTTGCCCTAAAGTTCGAGCAGTGACAACACCAATGCGAGTTCCTGTAAAGCCACCAGGCCCTTTTGCAACTGCAATGAAAGACAAGTCTGTCCAAGTTTGCGGTTTGATAAAGTCAATTAAATATTGATGGATTAAGCTAGATAAATCACGCCCCAAATCCCAAATTTGAGAGCGATTATCATCAGTAAAATTACTAATCGCCAATCCTAATTCGGGAGTGGTGGTGTGTAGTGATAAAGCGTATTTTGTTACTGTAAGGTGTTTTAGTTCTGTAGTCAAAGTTAATTAAAATATTGGTTTTTCTATAGTTAGTTTGATATATCTATTCAAGCACATCATAGTTATGAATTTTCACTTTGTTTTTATCCCTATGAGGGGAAGTGATTGAAAAACTCTACCCTTTTATAAGCCTTACTATGACAATTTTTGAAGGGTTCATTTTAGTAGGTATCTAATTTACCTATCATTCAGCTTAAATTCTTGACAATAAGATCAGAGTCTACCGTCCTCAAATTGCTTACAAAGCAGGCGTTTCGCGGGGTTGAACGAAAGAGAAAGGGTTTTAGCGATCGCTATATCCCCACGAATAATCTACGTATGTAAAGTCAAACTAAATACTTTTACTCTCAATAGTAAACTTGGGATGGAGTTGTCAATATTTTGTTATTAATGCGCTGAGGCAGAATATACTACTTTTGACTTCTCAAGTCGGCACTAATTCACCAGGACGCAATTTTGACCATTTACCCGTTTCCCGTTTGAAGCTGAGACAACCAACAACATCCCATTCCATCTCAATCATATCATCGTTTGTCCGAATATTGACATTGATAGAAGGTTCATTCGGATCAAAACTGGGTGTTTCAGTCAAGTGAGGCTGTTGGTGCTGCCCTTCTACGGCATGATAGGTAACACAGCTGTCTACATAGTGGCAGTTCACACAAATACACATAATAGAACCAACTCCAGGGGCCTTTATTGTTAATCTAACTTAAGCCCAACCGTTATTCATGAGTTGCTGGGTTGATTTTTATTACAATGCATAAATCAATTCCTTCTACCCTAGCTCCCGAAAATTGGCCTTTTAGTTTAGAGTTCTTGCCACAACCCGCTTACATGGTAGGTGGCGCTGTGCGAGATGCGCTACTTGGCAGAACTCGTGAATATCTGGATCTAGATTTTGTTATACCATCGAAGGCGGTAAAGGTAGCAAGAGCGATCGCTCATCATTATAAAGCTGGTTTTGTCTTACTTGATGCAGAACGACAAATTGCTCGTGTGGTTTTTCCTCACGCCACAGCCGACTTTGCCCAACAGGAAGGAGATAGTTTAGAGGTTGATTTGCACAGACGAGACTTTACAGTAAATGCGATCGCCTATAATCCCCATACACAAGAAATTATCGATCCTCTACAAGGCTATGTAGACTTACAACAGGGCATTTTGCGAATGATATCACCCGCAAACTTAGAAGATGACCCTTTACGGTTAATGCGAGGTTATCGCCAAGCTGCCCAATTAGGTTTTACTATTGAGCCAGCTACCCGAACCGCAATTTGTTCTTTAGCATCACATCTGAGCAAAGTTGCAGCCGAACGAGTTCGGGTAGAGATTGGCTATCTACTGGAAAATTCTCAGGGTACTCCTTGGATCGCTAGTGCTTGGGAAGATGGTTTACTTGCCCCTTTCTTCCAAAATGCTACTCGTGAAAGCTTGAGCAAACTAGCTGCAATTGACAGTGCAGCCACCTTAATCACAGAAAATTGGCAACAATTAGGGACACAACTACAAGCTTATGTCCGCGATAGTATCAAAACTACTTGGTTAGGTATTGCCAAACTTGCTTGTCTTGTCAATCCCAATCCAGAATTAGCAGAAATAGAGCTACAACAACTAACTTATAGCCGTGCCGAAATCCGGGGTGTAACCACTGCTTTGAAATTGTTACCACAGTTTCAAGTAGTCGATATGTCCTTGCGAGAACAATACTTTTTATTCCGTGACGCAGATATTGTGTTTCCCACTGCGGCAGTATTGGCTGTAGCACTTGATAATTTGGTAGAGGCGATGTCTAATGACAAGCCACTACACACAGCAGTCACTACAAGTTTGGAAACCAAAGCAAGGGACTGCCCTGTCTTGACACTTTTAATCAACCGCTACCTTAACCCTGATGATCTGGTTGCTCATCCCTCTCTACTAGTGAGCGGGAAGGAATTGATCATAGCATTAGATATTCCAGCTTCACCAATCATTGGACAACTTTTGACAGAAATTGCTGTAGCACAAGCTGAGGGTAAAGTCTCAACGCCAACAGAAGCGATCGCTTATGCACGTCAATTACAAGAAAAGGCAGAAGGGAAATAAAAAGAAATGTATCTAGCGTTTTGAAGCGTGCGTTCCTTCTCCCTGCTAAATTGAGTAAATTAGGTGTAGTACTAGCCAAAAAATCGCGATCGCTTAATCAACATTGTTAGTATACGCATCATATATGCTACTATTTGCTTGATATTATCATGCTGCGTTTTTCTTGCAATTTAGCATAGATGGATAACCTAATGGATTATACACCAGTCTATTTATTTCATAGCCTAGTTAGTTGGCAAAATGCGCCTTCGTATATTTACTTAACCTCCTACCAGAAAAAAATACCTCTCGGTTTTCCTCATAAGCGGAGTCTTTATGCGTAGCCTTTTTTGGATAGGACTAACTGCTAATGAATGGAAAGCCTTTAATTTTGGTTGTAGAACATAATCTACATGATTTAGAGCTACTTAATTCTCATCTAGGAATATTAAATTTTTCATGCATTTGTACCAAGCAAGGA
This window contains:
- a CDS encoding D-alanyl-D-alanine carboxypeptidase family protein, whose product is MNKAGFSGKPQNSSNDFGDDIPVAVRDTPVAARKMWLQPQIMLIGGVVGFILLALISGFLFFVTAPKKTADSQPLPATSTPPTPVPVPSNNSSDTVLGHFPYPEAPQSELITISANRGIRMRKAAAQKFEEMVAAARSAGVTLVPISGFRSVKDQEQLFFGVGAQRNQTPAERAALSAPPGHSEHHTGYAVDVGDGSVPATNLQTNFDKTKAYQWLQANAARFSFEMSFPKDNVQGVSYEPWHWRFVGDRNSLEMFYKARNLKPAKISP
- the tsaB gene encoding tRNA (adenosine(37)-N6)-threonylcarbamoyltransferase complex dimerization subunit type 1 TsaB; its protein translation is MTTELKHLTVTKYALSLHTTTPELGLAISNFTDDNRSQIWDLGRDLSSLIHQYLIDFIKPQTWTDLSFIAVAKGPGGFTGTRIGVVTARTLGQQLDIPIFAISTLAAVAWAEAGKSPNPKTIAVEMPAQRGQIFAAIYQFEPDTCKLKVCLPDRVFTPEAWQETLANWKTNYQLIQAKSGLAATVGSILELANLDWQEGKYPNWSEALPYYGQHPVEI
- a CDS encoding Ycf34 family protein encodes the protein MCICVNCHYVDSCVTYHAVEGQHQQPHLTETPSFDPNEPSINVNIRTNDDMIEMEWDVVGCLSFKRETGKWSKLRPGELVPT
- a CDS encoding serine hydrolase yields the protein MIDDYIQAIMTQNQIPGISIAVVQEGEPVLVKGYGLANIEHSVSANEHTVYEVASVGKTFTATAIIMLLEQGIISLEDAIADYLDDLPITWQNVTIQHILSHQSGIPSYTDAPNYWEITHLNLSKSEILALVTHLPLKFQPGEFSAYDNTGYYLLGLILEKVTGQSYEDLLQERIFAPLGMNATVMNNPSDIVPHRAAGYRLLNSKLVNKSYYSLSVTYSAGGQLSSVEDMVKWEQALCGETLLKQSTLNLMWTPHFPNQGDDWEKLRYVAGLGWWVFNYGDHQVVGHNGSILGFASNITRFIDDKITVILFCNLDKISRPDAIAKKIAEYYCPALTELVLQPPLAKREQGERDKTNYS
- a CDS encoding CCA tRNA nucleotidyltransferase, translated to MHKSIPSTLAPENWPFSLEFLPQPAYMVGGAVRDALLGRTREYLDLDFVIPSKAVKVARAIAHHYKAGFVLLDAERQIARVVFPHATADFAQQEGDSLEVDLHRRDFTVNAIAYNPHTQEIIDPLQGYVDLQQGILRMISPANLEDDPLRLMRGYRQAAQLGFTIEPATRTAICSLASHLSKVAAERVRVEIGYLLENSQGTPWIASAWEDGLLAPFFQNATRESLSKLAAIDSAATLITENWQQLGTQLQAYVRDSIKTTWLGIAKLACLVNPNPELAEIELQQLTYSRAEIRGVTTALKLLPQFQVVDMSLREQYFLFRDADIVFPTAAVLAVALDNLVEAMSNDKPLHTAVTTSLETKARDCPVLTLLINRYLNPDDLVAHPSLLVSGKELIIALDIPASPIIGQLLTEIAVAQAEGKVSTPTEAIAYARQLQEKAEGK
- the mrdA gene encoding penicillin-binding protein 2 produces the protein MTILKPSPLGTKQNKRTVGQSFQPLFLIIFTLLMLTGISVRLAYLQITEGASHRKRAESNRIRMIPKQPERGNIFDRNGKLLASTRYPRSVYLWPMAHTKPAWSVVGARLSQILEVPQEEMEKKLEEAGANSSSLIRIARNLNEAQITALKEYQTELKDVEIHTEAVRYYPHGKELAHVLGYTRELTADQLKEKKQEGYRLGDVIGQMGVEKAYEISLRGEWGGQQVEVDGAGRPLRVLGEKQAKPGKDLHLSLDLNMQKTAEKALGDRDGAIVALDPKNGAVLAMVSHPTFDPNIFSKQKLSQKDWETVQGADHPLVNRALSAFPPASTFKIVTTTAGLESGKFSPSTVLQTYGSLSFGGTRFGEWNHAGFGPLGFVGALQWSSDTFFYQIGRGVGGPTLIEWTRKYGFGKKTGFEFANEEAKGLVPDEAWKQKAWKIPWTVGDSINMSIGQGALQTTPLQVAIMFAVPANGGYRIQPHLLKDNEEAKSWRESLNMKPTTISVLRQGLRKVVAEGTGRALKQPTVPPVAGKSGTAEAWKGRVKQNHAWFGAYAPAEQPEFVIVAFAEHSGGGGGSIAAPMILQIMEEYFQRKYPGKYQKPTLKKA
- the mrdA gene encoding penicillin-binding protein 2, producing MSLFPSIGSKKDTRTVGRGFQSIFLIVFTLLMTAGIEARLAYLQIVEGPKLRERAEANRIRMIAKQPERGNIFDRNGKILASTRYPSSVYLWPMAHTKPSWSVVGPRLAQILNIPQDEMEKKLEQAGANSSSLIRIARDLNEAEITALKEYKNELPEVEINTDSVRYYPHGKQLAHVLGYTRELTADQLKDKKQEGYRLGDVIGQMGVEKAYEKVLRGEWGGQQVEVDGAGRPIRVVGEKQAKAGNDLHLTIDLDVQQAAEKALGNQKGAIAALDPNNGAVLALVSYPTFDPNIFSKQKLSQKDWESLQGKDHPLVNRALSAFPPASTFKIVTTTAGLESGEFSPDSILQTFGSLTVGGVTFGEWNHAGFGPLGFPRALAMSSDTFFYQVGRKVGGPTLIQWSRKYGFGQKTGIEFPNEESKGLVPDEIWKQKVLKTPWTVGDTINMSIGQGALQVTPLQSAIMFSVPANGGYRVQPHLLKDNEEAKSWRESLNMKPETIKVLRDGLRRVVSEGTGKHLDVPTIAPASGKSGTAEAGVGRPNHTWFGAYAPSNKPEIVVVAFGENSGEHGGTICGPMVLQVLEAYFQHKYPGKYKKSQPDSSEAKTQNSGHGTGD
- a CDS encoding IS5 family transposase (programmed frameshift); the protein is MSRLPAIENPQRKPYPSDLSDAEWLIIKPFLPKPKGFGHPVEVDLREILNAIFYVQRTGCQWEMLPHDLPPYTTVYGYFQKWQRKGIWQKIHDQVRHQLRQDLGRDEHSSVAIADSQSVKTTGKKGEVYGFDGGKKVKGRKRHIVVDSQGLLIGVLVTEANASERLGAVVVLHESAQELSKLEVVWVDQGYSGENFAQAVKQVCGEQVRVEVIERISKTFERLPKRWIVERTFGWLNRFRRLSKDYELYTEISEAMIYGSLIRLMVKRMAA